A stretch of the Nicotiana tabacum cultivar K326 chromosome 6, ASM71507v2, whole genome shotgun sequence genome encodes the following:
- the LOC107805017 gene encoding putative glucan endo-1,3-beta-glucosidase GVI: MANHRKCECCEAKPENFQKNSVEGIGVNYGLLGNNLRPPAQVINLLKSRNIQKIRIFDPNQDVLTALQGSDISVILGIRNEDLQSLASDPTFATNWVQNNVIPHASTVKFTYISAGNEVVPGPLANFVLGALQNLDSALKANNLNIPVSTTVSLQVLGTSFPPSNGAFSDSAVQFLQPIAQFLATKQYPLLANVYPYFAYSGNPAQIQLDYALLKGTGPIVSDGQFQYNNLFDAMVDSLYVALEKVGQPAVEVVVTETGWPSAGDVAATIDNAQTYANNLIAHVSSGQGTPRRPGKVLETYIFALFNENQKPAGVEENFGLFYPDMTEVYHVNLTP; this comes from the exons ATGGCAAACCACCGGAAGTGTGAGTGTTGTGAAGCAAAACCTGAAAATTTTCAAAAGAACA GTGTTGAAGGAATTGGTGTGAACTATGGTCTCCTGGGAAATAATCTACGACCACCAGCCCAAGTGATCAATCTTTTGAAGTCCAGAAACATCCAAAAAATACGAATTTTCGATCCCAATCAGGATGTCTTAACGGCATTACAGGGATCTGATATTTCTGTAATTCTTGGTATCCGAAATGAAGACCTGCAATCACTTGCTAGCGATCCCACTTTTGCTACAAATTGGGTACAAAACAACGTAATTCCACATGCTTCAACTGTCAAATTTACGTACATTTCAGCAGGTAATGAAGTCGTACCAGGACCATTAGCAAACTTCGTATTAGGAGCGTTGCAAAATCTCGACTCTGCACTGAAAGCCaacaaccttaacatacctgtttcaACTACAGTCTCATTACAAGTGTTAGGAACCTCGTTTCCTCCTTCGAACGGAGCGTTCTCTGATAGCGCCGTTCAATTCCTGCAGCCCATAGCACAATTTTTAGCTACAAAACAATATCCACTACTGGCTAATGTGTATCCTTATTTTGCTTATTCTGGAAATCCTGCTCAAATTCAATTAGACTATGCACTTTTGAAAGGCACGGGTCCGATTGTAAGTGACGGCCAATTCCAATACAACAACCTGTTTGATGCAATGGTGGACTCTTTGTATGTTGCATTAGAGAAAGTTGGACAACCTGCGGTAGAAGTCGTGGTTACAGAGACAGGTTGGCCAAGTGCTGGCGATGTCGCTGCAACTATAGACAATGCTCAAACATATGCAAACAATTTGATTGCACATGTTTCTTCTGGACAAGGAACTCCTAGGAGGCCTGGCAAAGTTTTGGAGACGTACATTTTTGCTCTCTTTAACGAGAACCAAAAGCCCGCTGGTGTCGAGGAAAATTTTGGTTTATTCTATCCTGATATGACTGAGGTTTACCATGTCAACCTTACGCCCTAG